The Mycobacterium riyadhense sequence CCGCCGAACTCGAACTCGCTCGACGAGTCCTCACTGACGTTCTTGCGCGCCGTTGACCGTCCTGGTTGTCACCGGGACCGGTACCGGCGTCGGCAAGACTGTCGCCGTTGCGGCGCTGGCATCTCACGTGCGCCAGGCCGGGATCGACGTGGCGGTATGCAAGCCGGTTCAGACGGGTACCGCCACCGGCGATGATGATCTCGCCGAGGTCGCCCGACTGTCCGGGGTGACCGAGCTCGTCGGGCTGGCGCGATATCCACAGCCCATGGCGCCGGCCGCCGCGGCCGAGCAGGCAGCCATGGCGTTACCCACCCGCGACCAGGTGCTGGGGCTCATCCGTGGCCTGGATCGTCCGAAACGGTTGACCCTGGTTGAAGGCGCCGGCGGACTGCTGGTCGAGCTCGGCGACGCTGGCCTTACCTTGCGGGATCTCGCCGTCGACTTGGAAGCCGCTGCCCTGGTGGTGGTCTCCGCTGAGCTGGGCACCCTCAACCACACCGCGCTAACACTGGAAGCACTTGCCGCACAAGGTGTTTCGTGTGCAGGCCTGGTGATTGGCAGCTGGCCCGGGCAGCCCGGGTTGATCGAGACCTCGAACCGGGCCGCGCTGGGCTCGCTGGCTGAAGTGCGTGCCGTACTGCCGGCCGAGGCGACTTCGTTGGACCCGGCGGACTTCGCGGCCATGAGCGCGGCGGCGTTCGAGCGC is a genomic window containing:
- the bioD gene encoding dethiobiotin synthase codes for the protein MTVLVVTGTGTGVGKTVAVAALASHVRQAGIDVAVCKPVQTGTATGDDDLAEVARLSGVTELVGLARYPQPMAPAAAAEQAAMALPTRDQVLGLIRGLDRPKRLTLVEGAGGLLVELGDAGLTLRDLAVDLEAAALVVVSAELGTLNHTALTLEALAAQGVSCAGLVIGSWPGQPGLIETSNRAALGSLAEVRAVLPAEATSLDPADFAAMSAAAFERDWVNTLVA